A region of Salvelinus alpinus chromosome 6, SLU_Salpinus.1, whole genome shotgun sequence DNA encodes the following proteins:
- the LOC139578906 gene encoding CD209 antigen-like protein E isoform X2: MSEAIYAKPDMTKKVKFDRGETEERIVDIYVSADTLRDHETSTKTEDVEHTSTKGPGDQHTGPDSTGKRPFLAVAVCLGLLCVLLLAGIIGQSVHCWNKFESCWYFVSTKRKTWSESRMDCLERGADLVIINSREEQRFLFSLNKGVWIGLTDNKTEGSWKWVDGTPLNTSYWGSNQPSKDGDDSTNQKKDCVELQGGQDQPEKTWNDLKCDKKRNWICEKCNK, from the exons ATGTCTGAAGCCATCTATGCCAAGCCAGACATGACCAAGAAAGTCAAGTTTGACAGAggtgagacggaggagaggattGTGGATATCTACGTCAGTGCAGACACCCTGAGAGACCACGAGACCAGCACCAAGACAGAAGATGTAGAACACACTTCAACTAAAGGACCGGGAGACCagcacacag GGCCTGATAGCACAGGGAAGAGACCCTTCCTAGCTGTTGCGGTGTGTCTGGGGCTgctgtgtgttctactactgGCTGGGATCATAGGCCAGTCTGTCCACT GCTGGAACAAGTTTGAATCCTGTTGGTACTTCGTCTCTACTAAGAGAAAAACCTGGAGTGAGAGCAGAATGGACtgtctggagagaggagcagacctggtgatcataaacagcagagaggaacag AGATTTCTCTTTAGCCTCAACAAGGGAGTCTGGATCGGTCTGACTGACAATAAGACTGAGGGGTCCTGGAAATGGGTAGACGGCACACCACTGAACACAAG TTACTGGGGGAGCAACCAGCCTAGTAAAGATGGTGATGATTCAACCAATCAGAAGAAGGACTGTGTTGAACTACAAGGTGGACAAGATCAGCCTGAAAAGACATGGAATGATTTAAAGTGTGATAAAAAACGGAACTGGATTTGTGAGAAGTGTAATAAATAA
- the LOC139578906 gene encoding CD209 antigen-like protein E isoform X1 translates to MSEAIYAKPDMTKKVKFDRGETEERIVDIYVSADTLRDHETSTKTEDVEHTSTKGPGDQHTGPDSTGKRPFLAVAVCLGLLCVLLLAGIIGQSVHCQLQTRYNNLTKERDQLQREKEDLMEKLSNPGWNKFESCWYFVSTKRKTWSESRMDCLERGADLVIINSREEQRFLFSLNKGVWIGLTDNKTEGSWKWVDGTPLNTSYWGSNQPSKDGDDSTNQKKDCVELQGGQDQPEKTWNDLKCDKKRNWICEKCNK, encoded by the exons ATGTCTGAAGCCATCTATGCCAAGCCAGACATGACCAAGAAAGTCAAGTTTGACAGAggtgagacggaggagaggattGTGGATATCTACGTCAGTGCAGACACCCTGAGAGACCACGAGACCAGCACCAAGACAGAAGATGTAGAACACACTTCAACTAAAGGACCGGGAGACCagcacacag GGCCTGATAGCACAGGGAAGAGACCCTTCCTAGCTGTTGCGGTGTGTCTGGGGCTgctgtgtgttctactactgGCTGGGATCATAGGCCAGTCTGTCCACT GCCaactacagaccagatacaataacctgactaaagagagagaccagctacagagggagaaagaggatctTATGGAAAAGTTATCTAATCCGG GCTGGAACAAGTTTGAATCCTGTTGGTACTTCGTCTCTACTAAGAGAAAAACCTGGAGTGAGAGCAGAATGGACtgtctggagagaggagcagacctggtgatcataaacagcagagaggaacag AGATTTCTCTTTAGCCTCAACAAGGGAGTCTGGATCGGTCTGACTGACAATAAGACTGAGGGGTCCTGGAAATGGGTAGACGGCACACCACTGAACACAAG TTACTGGGGGAGCAACCAGCCTAGTAAAGATGGTGATGATTCAACCAATCAGAAGAAGGACTGTGTTGAACTACAAGGTGGACAAGATCAGCCTGAAAAGACATGGAATGATTTAAAGTGTGATAAAAAACGGAACTGGATTTGTGAGAAGTGTAATAAATAA
- the LOC139578906 gene encoding CD209 antigen-like protein D isoform X3 — protein MSEAIYAKPDMTKKVKFDRGETEERIVDIYVSADTLRDHETSTKTEDVEHTSTKGPGDQHTGWNKFESCWYFVSTKRKTWSESRMDCLERGADLVIINSREEQRFLFSLNKGVWIGLTDNKTEGSWKWVDGTPLNTSYWGSNQPSKDGDDSTNQKKDCVELQGGQDQPEKTWNDLKCDKKRNWICEKCNK, from the exons ATGTCTGAAGCCATCTATGCCAAGCCAGACATGACCAAGAAAGTCAAGTTTGACAGAggtgagacggaggagaggattGTGGATATCTACGTCAGTGCAGACACCCTGAGAGACCACGAGACCAGCACCAAGACAGAAGATGTAGAACACACTTCAACTAAAGGACCGGGAGACCagcacacag GCTGGAACAAGTTTGAATCCTGTTGGTACTTCGTCTCTACTAAGAGAAAAACCTGGAGTGAGAGCAGAATGGACtgtctggagagaggagcagacctggtgatcataaacagcagagaggaacag AGATTTCTCTTTAGCCTCAACAAGGGAGTCTGGATCGGTCTGACTGACAATAAGACTGAGGGGTCCTGGAAATGGGTAGACGGCACACCACTGAACACAAG TTACTGGGGGAGCAACCAGCCTAGTAAAGATGGTGATGATTCAACCAATCAGAAGAAGGACTGTGTTGAACTACAAGGTGGACAAGATCAGCCTGAAAAGACATGGAATGATTTAAAGTGTGATAAAAAACGGAACTGGATTTGTGAGAAGTGTAATAAATAA